CTTCCGCGAAAGCGGCCATGTGCCATATAGCGTGTGGGCGACAGGTTGTGCTTTGTGTCTTTGGAGGCAGCTTCTGATGTTCCCTACCTGTGACGGCGAGTCTGGACATTTTGTGCTAGTTTGCTGGGACGGAGAGATTGACGCAATGTAAGTAAACTATCTAACTCTCCGTATTGCTAACTTGTATTCTAATCGCACTTACATAGACGTTATTCTGCGACATTTTCCACTGTCCTGTGAATAGGACATTGGGATGATCGCATGCCTATATCTAAAGCGCaccttatttatctttttttgcgtaGCAAGACATGGCAAAAAGGTGCATCACCCTAGATGAAGTGTCACAGCTTCTGGAAGACTGCGAGGAAAAATACTCGAAAGCTACTGTCTGTGTGCTACCGCCAAATACCAGTCAATTGTCAGACGAAGATGAAGGGGATGAGGACGTTGCCAATGCAGGAAATGTAACTGTTGCTGATGTTCCGGGAGAGCTAGAAGTCGAAATGGTTGGAGAAGACATGGAAGACGACACATTGTTTGAAAATGAGGGGGATGACGCTGAAACGGAAGAGAATCAACCATCAACAAGTTCTGCACCTCCAGCGAAACGGCCAAGGAAGAAGAAATGTCCTGCGCCGTCCTGGACAAAGCAGAAGAAGCCAGTCTTCCCAAAGACATCTGCTCTGAATGGACAGGCCGCCGGTGTTGCAGAAAATAATCTGAGACAAACTTTAGCCCAACATAATCCTGTGCAACTCTTTGAGGAGTTCTTTTCGCCAGAGATATATGACCTAATCTGTAAAGAAACAGTTCGCTATTCAACGGATTTTAGGAATGATCATGAATTTCATACATCAACTGAAGAAGTGAAGGTCTTCCTTGGGATTTTGATTATAACTGGATATCATAAAGTCCCGTCAGAAGCAGACTATTGGAGTGATGCAGAAGATCTTGTCGTACCTATTGTCAAGAATGCTATGTCCCGAAACCGATTTCAGAAATTGAAAAGTTATATTCATTTTGTGGACAATTCTACTGCAGACAGCAACATAGGTGACCAATCATTCAAGGTGAAGCCGTTGTTTGAACTCTTGAAtgagaatttctgtaaatttGGCTATTTTACACCCAATATCAGCATTGATGAGATGATCGTGAAATATTATGGGAGAAACAGCCTGAAacaatttataaagggaaagccgATCAGATTTGGGTATAAATATTGGGCCATTTGCTCCAGCGAAGGATACTGTTACACCTTCACATTGTATTGTGGAAAGGAAACAACTGCAACAGATGTGCCACTTGGTTCTCGCGTTGTCTTGAATGCTGTACAACATATTGCAGATCCAAGCAGCTATGCTCTGTATTTTGATAACTTTTTTACAAACATGGATCTGCTCTCTCAACTGGCAGATAGAGGATTTCGAGCAACCGCTACCATTAGAGAAAACAGGATCAATAGAACATGTCCAATGAAGTCATCAAAAGAGATGAAAAAATCAGATTGTGATGCCAGTGAGTACGTCTATGACAGAACATCATAGGTACTTCTCGTGCGTTGGCACGACAATAACATTGTAACAGTTGCCACTAATCATGACTCTATTGAGCCGCTTCATGATGTCAAGCGACGTGTAAAAGGCCAGAAAGAAAAGAGCACAGTGAAAATGCCTAATTTGATATATAATTACAATGCGTACATGGGCGGTGTTGACCATCATGACTGGCTTGTTTCAAAATACTGTGTTTCTATACGTGGAAAGAAATGGTACTGGCCCCTGTTTACTCGCTGCATTGACATGGCAATAGTGAATGCGTGGATTCTGCACAAAAGTATCCATGGTGGAAATGCCATATCATTGAAGGATTTCAGACGAGCAATTGCCATAGTTTATTTGAAGACCACTGTCCAACGCAAGCATGCAGGAAGACTCAGGGTGCCCAGACTACCAACAGGAGCTGACATGATGCGATACGATGGCGTGGGACATTTTTTGATGCAGAGGGATAAACAGCGTCGCTGTCAGCGTGAAGGATGCAAAGGCAAGCCTAAAACATATTGCAACAAGTGCAATACAACACTTTGCCGTACTTGCTTTCAGCCATTTCATGATAAGTAGTGTTGGCATTTGGACTATGATTCCTCTTATGTTTGGTAACTTTCTTGTAAGGACATAATTGTGAGCAATAAATGTATATGTTCTCATATTGTACATAGAGCTTCTGTTATGTGAAGTCATCCCAGTGTCCTATTTAGAGGACAGGCTGTATCTACAtaagtaaacaaaaagaaacatgatTACATGGTTTTTCtgttccagggactccaaatgaCAATAACTTTACAACggaaacaaaaaaatttaaaaaaaattaatttgggagATAACGGGTGCTAAAAACTAACTGGTGCTCAATGCTGCTGAGACTAACAAAAATACAACTAGCCATTGGCTAATGTGAGGATGCTGTGCACAGTGGTCAGGTTTTAGGTTCGGAGCTCTATCTTGTGGATCTCCTAAATGAGACACCTCCTTTTGGGAGTGCCCTGCTTTTATAGCTAGTGTACCAGAAGGGGAAATGTCAGTAGCCCTCGCTAAGCGTCacgggtggggattgatttgtttcgaacccagttttgtaaaacttgacttacttGTATGGAAAATGAGACAAGGTAGTTAGCAATCACACCCCTGGGTGTCCCAAGGTTGTAGTGCTTACCTTTGATGAGGCCAGAAGGTGTTCCtctgacatgcatgcatgacaatatatatatatatatatatatatatatatatatatatatatatatatatatatatatatatatatacagtttataagaGCATAGTGTATATAAAGATATGGAATACCTCATGAATCAGTGAGTGTTTCATGCTTATTTTCATTGATGACATGTTTTATGATGTGGATAATCAACTTGACACCAAAATTTGATGGATTTTCTACTACATAGAAggccacaaataaaaaaaataaaaaaagccctGGACTATTCTCATAACTGGATAAAAGTATTTTAATGTAGAGGAGTGAAAAGTGCTCCTCACAGACAGCAGGAATGTTcattataaattaaacataagACACACAAACCTACAGGACTCAACCATGGTAAAGGTTATTGGAGTTTGAGCCTCATGCTGGGGCTTTGTCTTTGTGAAGtgtgcacattcttcccatgtcccAAAGAATTTTCATGCCGCACCTCAACATGTGTGTATTTTAGGTAAATTGGTGATTCCAAGTTGGACCCATTGtttgagtgtaggtgtgtgcacgAGTGGTGCTCTCTCCACAGCAGGCTGTTTTCTACCTTGTACTCAGTACAGGCGGGATGATCTATACCTACTGAACTCTGATTTATATTAAATGGGTCTGtggatgtttttgttgttgtaaataaTGTGAGGTAGTGGAAAGTGTGGAAATTATACATGACAAAGTTGCCTGTTCAATTACTCCCTATTGCTGGTAAAAATGATTTTCAATGTTTTATCTATTCTTTGCACTTGAGAAATGTTGCCTAGGTTTACCATCaacattttctcttgtttttccatAATAAAGCACATGACAgttcataaatattttgaatctgttttcttgaaataaaaaaatgctaatttcCCTGTTTGTGTATATTGTACCAGTCAGCCTCCTGTTCCTGCATTTGTCAGGATGGCATTGCAATTGA
This region of Erpetoichthys calabaricus chromosome 8, fErpCal1.3, whole genome shotgun sequence genomic DNA includes:
- the LOC127528896 gene encoding piggyBac transposable element-derived protein 3-like yields the protein MAKRCITLDEVSQLLEDCEEKYSKATVCVLPPNTSQLSDEDEGDEDVANAGNVTVADVPGELEVEMVGEDMEDDTLFENEGDDAETEENQPSTSSAPPAKRPRKKKCPAPSWTKQKKPVFPKTSALNGQAAGVAENNLRQTLAQHNPVQLFEEFFSPEIYDLICKETVRYSTDFRNDHEFHTSTEEVKVFLGILIITGYHKVPSEADYWSDAEDLVVPIVKNAMSRNRFQKLKSYIHFVDNSTADSNIGDQSFKVKPLFELLNENFCKFGYFTPNISIDEMIVKYYGRNSLKQFIKGKPIRFGYKYWAICSSEGYCYTFTLYCGKETTATDVPLGSRVVLNAVQHIADPSSYALYFDNFFTNMDLLSQLADRGFRATATIRENRINRTCPMKSSKEMKKSDCDASEYVYDRTS